The Clostridiales bacterium genome includes a region encoding these proteins:
- the spoVAC gene encoding stage V sporulation protein AC — protein MDNNMQPKDYQEMVKQRGPKSSIFKNCLCAFIVGGLICDVGQFFSVMLLNAGLPKEDAGTCVSIIMVFLGAFLTGLGIYDDIGKFGGAGSIVPITGFANSIVSPAMEFKKEGFVLGVGAKMFVIAGPVLVYGITSSVIVGLIYYIIKII, from the coding sequence ATGGATAACAATATGCAACCAAAGGACTATCAGGAGATGGTTAAACAGAGAGGGCCGAAATCGAGTATTTTCAAGAATTGCCTGTGTGCATTTATTGTCGGAGGGTTAATCTGCGATGTCGGGCAATTTTTTTCCGTTATGTTACTGAATGCAGGACTTCCAAAGGAAGATGCAGGCACTTGCGTTTCGATAATAATGGTTTTTCTCGGAGCTTTTCTCACGGGCCTTGGCATCTACGACGACATAGGCAAGTTTGGCGGAGCAGGTTCCATCGTTCCTATAACGGGGTTTGCAAACTCCATAGTTTCACCTGCTATGGAGTTTAAAAAAGAGGGATTCGTATTGGGAGTCGGTGCCAAAATGTTTGTGATAGCCGGTCCGGTGCTTGTATACGGCATAACTTCTTCCGTAATCGTAGGTTTAATTTATTACATCATCAAGATTATATAG